The Rhodococcus sp. X156 genome window below encodes:
- a CDS encoding VWA domain-containing protein — protein MTLMAKGSNVALSVPVVRMELAWSPGPGCPDVDAAALLLTGSGKVRSDADFVFYNQPQHASGAVSHTGKGTGASTDGVTVDTSRLEADVETVVLTASADGGTFAAVPGLHMRLLDPSGTELVRFDVTDASTETAMVLGEVYRRGDGWKFRAVGQGYAAGLGGLATDFGISVDDEPAPQTAAPATPQAGAPAVSLKKQKLIDLEKKLTTSAPEMLSLTKKAAVSLEKRGLGEHTARVALCLDISGSMNRLYRNGSIAALAERILALGLRFDDDGQVDVFLFGKNGHQAGSLQLDNRTDYVPTMLGEFGLEPATYYGKAMALIREHYFGSSAARREPFSAAVPVYVMFVTDGQTFDEDGAREQVVSSSYEPLFWQFMAIGRSSRSVTPGAAPTPPPSTGLFGRRKSAPAPARGSSEFRFLEELDDMPGRYLDNADFFAVEDPAAIPDDQLFELLMTEYPGWITQARGKGLLR, from the coding sequence ATGACGCTGATGGCCAAGGGTTCCAACGTCGCGCTCTCGGTTCCGGTGGTGCGGATGGAGCTGGCGTGGAGCCCCGGACCCGGTTGTCCGGACGTCGACGCCGCCGCGCTGCTGCTCACCGGCTCCGGCAAGGTGCGCTCGGACGCGGACTTCGTCTTCTACAACCAGCCTCAGCACGCCTCGGGCGCGGTGTCCCACACCGGCAAGGGCACGGGGGCCAGCACCGACGGGGTCACCGTGGACACCTCCCGGCTCGAGGCCGACGTGGAGACGGTGGTGCTCACCGCCTCCGCCGACGGCGGCACCTTCGCCGCGGTGCCGGGCCTGCACATGCGCCTGCTGGACCCCTCCGGCACCGAGCTGGTCCGCTTCGACGTCACCGACGCCAGCACCGAGACCGCGATGGTGCTCGGCGAGGTCTACCGCCGCGGCGACGGCTGGAAGTTCCGCGCCGTCGGCCAGGGCTACGCCGCGGGGCTGGGGGGACTGGCCACCGACTTCGGCATCTCGGTGGACGACGAACCCGCCCCCCAGACCGCCGCACCGGCCACCCCCCAAGCCGGCGCGCCCGCCGTCAGCCTGAAGAAGCAGAAGCTGATCGACCTGGAGAAGAAGCTCACCACCAGCGCGCCGGAGATGCTCAGCCTCACCAAGAAGGCGGCGGTGTCGCTGGAGAAGCGCGGCCTGGGCGAGCACACCGCGCGGGTGGCGCTGTGCCTGGACATCTCCGGGTCGATGAACCGGCTCTACCGCAACGGCAGCATCGCCGCCCTGGCCGAGCGCATCCTGGCGCTGGGCCTGCGCTTCGACGACGACGGCCAGGTGGACGTCTTCCTGTTCGGCAAGAACGGCCACCAGGCGGGTTCGCTGCAGCTGGACAACCGCACCGACTACGTCCCCACCATGCTCGGCGAGTTCGGGCTGGAGCCGGCGACCTACTACGGCAAGGCCATGGCGCTCATCCGCGAGCACTACTTCGGCAGCTCCGCGGCCCGGCGCGAGCCGTTCTCCGCCGCGGTGCCGGTGTACGTCATGTTCGTCACCGACGGCCAGACCTTCGACGAGGACGGCGCCCGCGAGCAGGTGGTCTCCTCCAGCTACGAGCCGCTCTTCTGGCAGTTCATGGCCATCGGCCGCAGCTCGCGCTCCGTCACCCCCGGCGCTGCTCCCACCCCCCCGCCGTCCACGGGGCTGTTCGGCCGACGCAAGTCCGCCCCGGCTCCAGCCCGCGGCAGCAGCGAGTTCCGCTTCCTGGAGGAGCTGGACGACATGCCGGGGCGCTACCTCGACAACGCCGACTTCTTCGCCGTGGAGGACCCCGCCGCCATCCCCGACGACCAGCTGTTCGAGCTGCTGATGACGGAGTACCCGGGCTGGATCACCCAGGCCCGCGGCAAGGGCCTGCTCCGCTGA
- a CDS encoding TerB family tellurite resistance protein, producing the protein MNDQLKTKAGQFKSKEFANASMAMCALIAAADGSIDAAERQKTAALIASNDVLTIFPPAELQQKFDWYCDKLNKDFAFGQVEAIATIGKLKSKPDQGRAVIQIGIIIGGADGNFDADERKAVKDACYALGINPSEFDL; encoded by the coding sequence ATGAACGACCAGCTCAAGACCAAGGCTGGCCAGTTCAAGAGCAAGGAGTTCGCCAACGCCAGCATGGCGATGTGCGCCTTGATCGCCGCCGCTGACGGCTCCATCGACGCCGCTGAGCGCCAGAAGACCGCTGCTCTGATCGCCAGCAACGACGTGCTGACCATCTTCCCGCCTGCCGAGCTGCAGCAGAAGTTCGACTGGTACTGCGACAAGCTCAACAAGGACTTCGCCTTCGGCCAGGTCGAGGCCATCGCCACCATCGGCAAGCTGAAGTCCAAGCCGGACCAGGGCCGCGCGGTCATCCAGATCGGCATCATCATCGGCGGCGCGGACGGCAACTTCGACGCCGACGAGCGCAAGGCCGTCAAGGACGCCTGCTACGCCCTGGGGATCAACCCCAGCGAGTTCGACCTCTAG
- a CDS encoding AIM24 family protein: MRVNGSRVLEARLQGEAIRAITGAMVAFDGQVAFKNAGLGGGDGIKAALKRKVTGESLSLMECSGTGVVHFAVDAQDITIVELANETLQVESSQLLALVGKLQTDVKFSGLRGATSGQGLFTTLVSGTGTVALLSAGGPPIALEVAPQFPLVVDPDAFVACRGQLNQTFVTDVSWKSVIGEGSGEPFSLRFDGQGVVYIQPAER; the protein is encoded by the coding sequence CTGCGCGTCAACGGCTCACGGGTGCTCGAGGCTCGGCTGCAGGGTGAGGCCATTCGTGCCATCACCGGCGCCATGGTGGCCTTCGACGGACAGGTGGCCTTCAAGAATGCCGGCCTCGGCGGCGGTGACGGCATCAAGGCCGCGCTCAAGCGCAAGGTGACCGGGGAGTCGCTGTCGCTGATGGAGTGCTCCGGCACCGGCGTGGTGCACTTCGCGGTGGACGCCCAGGACATCACCATCGTCGAGCTGGCCAACGAGACCCTGCAGGTCGAGTCCTCGCAGCTGCTCGCGCTGGTGGGCAAGCTGCAGACCGACGTGAAGTTCTCCGGGCTGCGCGGGGCCACCTCCGGGCAGGGCCTGTTCACCACGCTGGTCAGCGGGACGGGCACGGTGGCGCTGCTGTCGGCCGGTGGGCCGCCGATCGCGCTGGAGGTCGCGCCGCAGTTCCCGCTGGTGGTCGACCCGGACGCCTTCGTGGCCTGCCGCGGACAGCTCAACCAGACGTTCGTCACCGACGTGTCCTGGAAGTCGGTGATCGGCGAGGGCAGCGGTGAGCCGTTCTCGCTGCGCTTCGACGGCCAGGGCGTGGTCTACATCCAGCCCGCGGAGCGTTGA
- a CDS encoding Tellurium resistance: protein MAIDYNKRKPAAAAGGDGGGPVSLSKVTLTKASPSISLSKQSGQLRVNLNWDARSPEPAKGGFLKKLAAAAARPIDLDLGCLYELNDGSKGVIQALGNSFGSLEQAPYIFLNGDDRSGANSGGEDMFINLAHAKDIRRVLVFACIYDGAPSFDQANGVVTLTPASGAPIEVRLDEQAGGSRMCAIALLEGGGGDLKIRREVRYVEGAQDALDDAYGWGLTWARGRK, encoded by the coding sequence GTGGCCATCGACTACAACAAGCGGAAGCCGGCCGCGGCGGCCGGTGGCGACGGCGGCGGCCCGGTGTCGCTGAGCAAGGTGACGCTGACCAAGGCCAGCCCCTCCATCTCGCTGAGCAAGCAGAGCGGGCAGCTGCGGGTGAACCTGAACTGGGACGCACGCTCCCCCGAGCCCGCCAAGGGTGGGTTCCTCAAGAAGCTCGCCGCCGCGGCCGCCCGGCCGATCGACCTGGACCTGGGCTGCCTGTACGAGCTGAACGACGGCAGCAAGGGCGTCATCCAGGCGCTCGGCAACTCCTTCGGGTCGCTGGAGCAGGCGCCGTACATCTTCCTCAACGGTGACGACCGCTCCGGCGCCAACAGCGGGGGCGAGGACATGTTCATCAACCTCGCCCACGCCAAGGACATCCGTCGGGTGCTGGTGTTCGCGTGCATCTACGACGGTGCGCCCAGCTTCGACCAGGCCAACGGGGTGGTGACGCTGACTCCGGCCAGCGGTGCCCCCATCGAGGTGCGCCTGGACGAGCAGGCCGGTGGTTCGCGGATGTGCGCCATCGCGCTGCTGGAGGGTGGCGGTGGCGACCTGAAGATTCGCCGCGAGGTCCGCTACGTCGAGGGGGCGCAGGACGCCCTGGACGACGCCTACGGCTGGGGCCTCACGTGGGCCCGGGGCCGCAAGTAG
- a CDS encoding phosphoribosyltransferase, which yields MSGWTGSWVHEHLGVQLEGASGDDLRVEELVGLALRRNPRRAHLLVSRVLGKHVPTDPRLVRAAGLLLGARVAAELGAPAPTGWQDPVRAALAGHDGAARDLRDRAVALGGAGVGEDVCVLGYAETATGLGHLVAEALDADVYLHSTRRHPAGAVQLGRFAEEHSHATEHRLLPRSPELLTGTGPLVLVDDELSTGRTVRNTLAMLHAIAPRPRYVVAALIDLRSAEDEAALQELATELGAQVSVVSLARGRVQVPAEALRRGAELVQAHSTPQPAPAPPHPVRRVALDWPVTLPDGGRHGVQRPHRAQLEQVLPALAAQLDAALQVPAGGSVLVLGTEELMHAPLRLAEALADRLDDRGVAVRSSTTTRSPVLAVDDPGYAIRGGITFPAHDDPVDGPGPRFAYNVGRPDAVVVVVDDVADTPQLAGLLDALPAPVLLVTLPSAGPLPTPLHGPEFGSYAADEVTWLLKDLSAVALEAPVEEREEAVQNGGAHYAESLPVEYQPDPAYLALFQQALTGSARRLAHAVGVLTELLLAERGPDLVLASLARAGTPVGILVRRWAQHVHGLQLPHYAVSIVRGRGIDPVALRYLAAHHDPAAVVFVDGWTGKGAITSELTAALAEHELATGARFNPDLAVLADPGRCVRTFGTREDYLIASACLNSTVSGLVSRTVLNATHIGPADFHGAKFYAELAGSDVSTDFLDAVTAHFDAVRAEVASSWPHVAAGDREPTWSGWAAVREISEAYGIGQENLVKPGVGETTRVLLRRVPWKVLVRPDARAELGHVLLLAERRGVPVEDVADLAYSCVGLIHPRYTRGATGADGAAAQVLA from the coding sequence GTGAGCGGGTGGACGGGCTCCTGGGTGCACGAGCACCTGGGGGTGCAGCTGGAGGGCGCGAGCGGCGACGACCTCCGGGTGGAGGAGCTGGTGGGCCTGGCGCTGCGGCGCAACCCGCGGCGGGCGCACCTGCTGGTCTCCCGGGTGCTGGGCAAGCACGTCCCCACCGACCCACGGCTGGTGCGCGCGGCCGGGTTGCTGCTGGGTGCCCGGGTGGCCGCCGAGCTGGGCGCACCCGCGCCCACCGGCTGGCAGGACCCGGTGCGGGCGGCGCTGGCTGGCCACGACGGTGCCGCCCGCGACCTGCGCGACCGCGCCGTCGCCCTGGGCGGCGCCGGTGTGGGCGAGGACGTCTGCGTGCTGGGCTACGCCGAGACCGCCACCGGGCTCGGCCACCTGGTGGCCGAGGCGCTGGACGCCGACGTGTACCTGCACTCCACCCGACGCCACCCCGCCGGCGCGGTGCAGCTGGGCCGCTTCGCCGAGGAGCACTCGCACGCCACCGAGCACCGGCTGCTGCCGCGCAGCCCCGAGCTGCTCACCGGCACCGGACCGCTGGTGCTGGTGGACGACGAGCTCTCCACCGGGCGCACCGTGCGCAACACCCTGGCCATGCTGCACGCCATCGCCCCGCGGCCCCGCTACGTGGTGGCCGCACTGATCGACCTGCGCAGCGCCGAGGACGAGGCCGCCCTGCAGGAGCTGGCCACCGAGCTGGGCGCCCAGGTCAGCGTGGTGTCGCTGGCCCGCGGGCGGGTGCAGGTGCCTGCCGAGGCGCTGCGCCGCGGCGCCGAGCTGGTGCAGGCCCACAGCACGCCGCAGCCCGCGCCCGCCCCGCCGCACCCGGTGCGGCGGGTGGCGCTGGACTGGCCGGTGACCCTGCCCGACGGGGGACGGCACGGAGTGCAGCGCCCGCACCGTGCCCAGCTGGAGCAGGTGCTGCCCGCGCTGGCCGCCCAGCTGGACGCGGCGCTGCAGGTACCGGCCGGCGGGTCGGTGCTGGTGCTGGGCACCGAGGAGCTGATGCACGCTCCGCTGCGCCTGGCCGAGGCGCTGGCCGACCGGCTGGACGACCGTGGCGTGGCGGTCCGCAGCTCCACCACCACCCGCTCGCCGGTGCTGGCCGTGGACGACCCCGGCTACGCCATCCGCGGCGGCATCACCTTCCCCGCCCACGACGACCCGGTGGACGGGCCCGGCCCGCGCTTCGCCTACAACGTCGGCCGCCCGGACGCCGTGGTGGTGGTGGTCGACGACGTGGCCGACACCCCGCAGCTGGCCGGCCTGCTCGACGCGCTGCCGGCCCCGGTGCTGCTGGTGACGCTGCCCAGCGCCGGCCCGCTGCCCACCCCGCTGCACGGCCCGGAGTTCGGCTCCTACGCCGCCGACGAGGTGACCTGGCTGCTCAAGGACCTCTCCGCGGTCGCGCTGGAGGCGCCGGTGGAGGAGCGCGAGGAGGCGGTGCAGAACGGCGGGGCCCACTACGCGGAGTCGCTGCCGGTGGAGTACCAGCCCGACCCGGCCTACCTGGCCCTGTTCCAGCAGGCCCTGACCGGCTCCGCCCGCCGCCTGGCCCACGCCGTCGGGGTGCTCACCGAGCTGCTGCTGGCCGAACGCGGACCCGACCTGGTGCTGGCCTCCCTGGCCCGCGCCGGCACCCCGGTGGGGATCCTGGTGCGCCGCTGGGCGCAGCACGTGCACGGGCTGCAGCTGCCGCACTACGCGGTGTCCATCGTGCGCGGCCGCGGCATCGACCCGGTGGCGCTGCGCTACCTGGCCGCCCACCACGACCCCGCCGCGGTGGTGTTCGTGGACGGCTGGACGGGCAAGGGCGCCATCACCTCCGAGCTCACCGCCGCCCTGGCCGAGCACGAGCTGGCCACCGGTGCGCGGTTCAACCCCGACCTGGCGGTGCTGGCCGACCCCGGGCGCTGCGTGCGCACCTTCGGCACCCGCGAGGACTACCTCATCGCCTCGGCCTGCCTGAACTCCACCGTCTCCGGCCTGGTGTCGCGCACGGTGCTCAACGCCACGCACATCGGACCCGCCGACTTCCACGGCGCCAAGTTCTACGCCGAGCTGGCCGGCTCCGACGTCTCCACCGACTTCCTGGACGCCGTCACCGCCCACTTCGACGCCGTCCGCGCGGAGGTCGCCAGCTCCTGGCCGCACGTCGCGGCCGGCGACCGCGAGCCCACCTGGTCGGGCTGGGCGGCGGTGCGGGAGATCAGCGAGGCCTACGGCATCGGGCAGGAGAACCTGGTCAAGCCCGGCGTGGGGGAGACCACCCGGGTGCTGCTGCGGCGGGTGCCGTGGAAGGTGCTGGTGCGCCCGGACGCCCGCGCCGAGCTGGGGCACGTGCTGCTGCTCGCCGAGCGGCGAGGAGTGCCGGTGGAGGACGTGGCCGACCTGGCCTACTCCTGCGTCGGGCTGATCCACCCGCGCTACACCCGCGGCGCCACCGGGGCCGACGGCGCCGCCGCGCAGGTCCTGGCGTGA
- a CDS encoding TerD family protein: protein MGVSLSKGGNVSLSKEAPGMTAVLVGLGWDARTTTGTDFDLDASAIMVDTNGKVISDKHFIFFNNMTSPEGSVEHTGDNLTGEGDGDDEAIKVDLAKVPAEVDKIVFPVSIYEAESRNQGFGQVRNAFIRIVNQTGGSEIARYDLTEDASTETAMVFGELYRNGTDWKFRAVGQGYASGLKGIATDYGVSV from the coding sequence ATGGGAGTCAGCCTGAGCAAGGGCGGCAACGTCTCACTGTCCAAGGAGGCGCCCGGCATGACCGCCGTGCTCGTCGGCCTCGGCTGGGACGCCCGCACCACCACCGGCACCGACTTCGACCTGGACGCCTCGGCGATCATGGTCGACACCAACGGCAAGGTGATCTCGGACAAGCACTTCATCTTCTTCAACAACATGACGTCCCCGGAGGGCTCCGTGGAGCACACCGGCGACAACCTCACCGGTGAGGGCGATGGCGACGACGAGGCCATCAAGGTGGACCTGGCCAAGGTGCCCGCCGAGGTCGACAAGATCGTGTTCCCGGTCAGCATCTACGAGGCCGAGTCGCGCAACCAGGGCTTCGGCCAGGTGCGCAACGCCTTCATCCGCATCGTGAACCAGACCGGTGGCAGCGAGATCGCCCGCTACGACCTCACCGAGGACGCCTCCACCGAGACCGCGATGGTCTTCGGCGAGCTCTACCGCAACGGCACCGACTGGAAGTTCCGCGCGGTCGGCCAGGGCTACGCCTCCGGCCTCAAGGGCATCGCCACCGACTACGGCGTCTCGGTCTAG
- a CDS encoding enoyl-CoA hydratase/isomerase family protein, translating into MSTEPRVTVTRSAPHVALVTVTKPPQNALDKQARDELVAALAEVNEDLDVRCVVLTGGGRSFCAGAELSETRRVATGPDEARIYLQEFDELALALERCRVPVIAAINGPVVGGGLEVALACDLRICVSSAFFIAAGVNVGLIANFWRLARTIGLGPAKEMVLTGDRYTPAQALGWGLVTEVTSAEDLLPAALRRAERIASRVPLSVEKVKQALNRAQTLDVDAFMAVQGEAFVELAGTADHTEALDSFLAKRPGDFHRK; encoded by the coding sequence GTGAGCACCGAGCCGCGGGTCACCGTCACCCGCTCCGCACCGCACGTCGCCCTGGTCACCGTCACCAAGCCGCCGCAGAACGCCCTGGACAAGCAAGCCAGGGACGAGCTGGTGGCGGCCCTGGCGGAGGTGAACGAGGACCTCGACGTGCGGTGCGTCGTGCTCACCGGCGGTGGCCGGTCGTTCTGCGCCGGCGCCGAGCTGTCCGAGACCCGGCGGGTGGCCACCGGCCCCGACGAGGCCCGGATCTACCTGCAGGAGTTCGACGAGCTGGCGCTGGCCCTGGAGCGCTGCCGAGTGCCGGTGATCGCGGCGATCAACGGTCCCGTCGTCGGCGGTGGGCTGGAGGTGGCGCTGGCCTGCGACCTGCGGATCTGCGTCTCGTCGGCGTTCTTCATCGCCGCCGGCGTCAACGTCGGGCTGATCGCCAACTTCTGGCGCCTCGCTCGCACCATCGGCCTCGGCCCGGCCAAGGAGATGGTGCTCACCGGCGACCGCTACACCCCGGCGCAGGCGCTGGGCTGGGGGCTGGTGACCGAGGTGACCAGCGCCGAGGACCTGCTGCCCGCCGCGCTGAGGCGGGCCGAGCGCATCGCCAGCCGGGTGCCGCTGTCGGTGGAGAAGGTGAAGCAGGCGCTCAACCGCGCCCAGACCCTGGACGTGGACGCCTTCATGGCGGTGCAGGGCGAGGCGTTCGTCGAGCTGGCCGGCACCGCCGACCACACCGAGGCGCTGGACTCCTTCCTGGCCAAGCGCCCCGGGGACTTCCACCGCAAGTAG
- a CDS encoding HpcH/HpaI aldolase/citrate lyase family protein has product MIHFDFLAEDVRASLFSKPPQPVTADSPHDLLATHLGATLYCPATRPNLARDVVRSRAAGVTSMVLCLEDSVANTELAAAEQNLVDQLVALQADTAPRPRLFVRVRTAEQIGDLVRRLGPATTLLSGFVLPKFTVHNGAGYLQALAQASSDSGVRLWAMPVIESADVLYLETRAQALAGIRALLNQAREQVLAVRLGASDFSGVFGLRRTAEMTIYDVRLVGNAIADVVNVLGRADGTGFTITGPVWEYFTGGERIFKPQLRASVFAEHGAQELRSALLRHDLDGLIREVQLDKVNGLTGKTVIHPSHVTAVHALSVVTHEEFADANDVLAATSPGGVLRSEYGNKMNEVNPHRAWAHKVQLRAAAFGVAAEDVSYVELLTASDAA; this is encoded by the coding sequence GTGATCCACTTCGACTTCCTCGCTGAGGACGTGCGTGCGTCGTTGTTCAGCAAGCCACCCCAGCCAGTGACCGCGGACAGTCCGCACGACCTGCTGGCCACCCACCTGGGAGCCACCCTGTACTGCCCTGCCACCCGGCCCAACTTGGCGCGCGACGTGGTGCGCAGCCGCGCCGCCGGCGTCACCAGCATGGTGCTGTGCCTGGAGGACTCGGTGGCCAACACCGAGCTGGCCGCGGCGGAGCAGAACCTGGTGGACCAGCTGGTGGCACTGCAGGCCGACACCGCCCCCAGGCCGCGGCTGTTCGTGCGGGTGCGCACCGCCGAGCAGATCGGCGACCTGGTGCGGCGGCTGGGTCCGGCGACGACGCTGCTCAGTGGCTTCGTGCTGCCCAAGTTCACCGTGCACAACGGGGCGGGCTACCTGCAGGCGCTGGCCCAGGCGTCCTCGGACAGCGGGGTGCGGCTGTGGGCGATGCCGGTGATCGAGTCGGCCGACGTGCTCTACCTGGAGACCCGCGCGCAGGCGCTGGCCGGCATCCGCGCGCTGCTCAACCAGGCGCGCGAGCAGGTGCTGGCGGTGCGCCTGGGTGCCAGCGACTTCTCCGGGGTGTTCGGGTTGCGCCGCACCGCGGAGATGACCATCTACGACGTGCGGCTGGTGGGCAACGCCATCGCCGACGTGGTCAACGTGCTGGGCCGCGCCGACGGCACCGGGTTCACCATCACCGGACCGGTGTGGGAGTACTTCACCGGCGGCGAGCGCATCTTCAAGCCCCAGCTGCGGGCCTCGGTGTTCGCCGAGCACGGAGCCCAGGAGCTGCGGTCGGCGCTGCTGCGCCACGACCTGGACGGGCTGATCCGCGAGGTCCAGCTGGACAAGGTGAACGGCTTGACCGGCAAGACGGTGATCCACCCCAGCCACGTCACCGCCGTGCACGCGCTGTCGGTGGTGACGCACGAGGAGTTCGCCGACGCCAACGACGTGCTGGCCGCGACCTCGCCGGGCGGGGTGCTGCGCAGCGAGTACGGCAACAAGATGAACGAGGTGAACCCCCACCGGGCCTGGGCGCACAAGGTGCAGCTGCGGGCCGCGGCGTTCGGGGTGGCGGCCGAGGACGTCTCCTACGTGGAGCTGCTGACCGCCAGCGACGCCGCGTGA
- a CDS encoding TerD family protein, whose amino-acid sequence MGVSLSKGGNVSLTKEAGTAGLSAVTVGLGWDVRTTTGTDFDLDASAIACGADGRVSSDQHFVFFNNLKTPDGAIEHTGDNLTGEGEGDDEQIKVNVASLPADIDKIVFPVSIYDGEARSQSFGQVRNAFIRVVNQANNTELARYDLTEDASTETAMVFGELYRSGAEWKFRAVGQGYASGLQGIAQDYGVNV is encoded by the coding sequence GTGGGAGTAAGTCTGAGCAAGGGTGGCAACGTCTCGCTGACCAAGGAGGCGGGAACGGCCGGCTTGTCCGCGGTCACCGTCGGGCTCGGGTGGGACGTGCGCACCACCACCGGTACCGACTTCGACCTCGACGCCTCGGCCATCGCCTGCGGGGCCGACGGGCGGGTCTCCTCCGACCAGCACTTCGTGTTCTTCAACAACCTGAAGACGCCGGACGGCGCCATCGAGCACACCGGTGACAACCTCACGGGTGAGGGCGAGGGCGACGACGAGCAGATCAAGGTGAACGTGGCGTCGCTGCCCGCCGACATCGACAAGATCGTCTTCCCGGTGTCCATCTACGACGGCGAGGCGCGCTCGCAGAGCTTCGGCCAGGTGCGCAACGCCTTCATCCGGGTGGTGAACCAGGCCAACAACACCGAGCTCGCCCGCTACGACCTCACCGAGGACGCCTCCACCGAGACCGCGATGGTCTTCGGCGAGCTCTACCGCAGCGGCGCGGAGTGGAAGTTCCGCGCGGTGGGACAGGGCTACGCCAGCGGCCTGCAGGGCATCGCTCAGGACTACGGCGTCAACGTCTGA
- a CDS encoding AIM24 family protein, whose protein sequence is MTDILNPYTLPVDDNVPGNDYAFCVEVGSAPWFMAKGAMIAYYGQITFEPLAATTVSGLVAARFSSPLYVQDWVVTQGQGKLVLGDRGFNINSYDLDDGNLTIRASNLLAFETGLSLKQSIVPGFLTLIGTGKFLASSNGPVMFAEPPVRVDPQALVGWSDCPSPSHHYDAGWMGSFLGAARHLVLGTETGEERQFDFTGAGTVLIQSSEAVRADHHVVSHIESQTVLLGQPQLQHLHRSIGQRLQSS, encoded by the coding sequence ATGACAGACATCCTCAACCCCTACACGCTGCCGGTGGACGACAACGTCCCTGGCAACGACTACGCCTTCTGCGTGGAGGTGGGCAGCGCTCCGTGGTTCATGGCCAAGGGGGCGATGATCGCCTACTACGGGCAGATCACCTTCGAGCCGCTCGCCGCCACCACCGTCAGCGGCCTGGTCGCCGCCCGGTTCTCCTCCCCGCTGTACGTCCAGGACTGGGTGGTGACGCAGGGTCAGGGCAAGCTGGTCCTCGGCGACCGCGGCTTCAACATCAACTCCTACGACCTCGACGACGGCAACCTCACCATCCGCGCCAGCAACCTGCTGGCGTTCGAGACCGGGCTGAGCCTCAAGCAGTCGATCGTGCCGGGCTTCCTCACCCTGATCGGCACGGGCAAGTTCCTGGCCTCCAGCAACGGGCCGGTGATGTTCGCCGAGCCACCGGTGCGGGTGGACCCGCAGGCGCTGGTGGGCTGGTCGGACTGTCCGTCGCCGAGCCATCACTACGACGCCGGCTGGATGGGCAGCTTCCTGGGAGCGGCCCGGCACCTGGTGCTGGGCACCGAGACCGGTGAGGAGCGCCAGTTCGACTTCACCGGGGCGGGCACCGTGCTGATCCAGTCCAGCGAGGCGGTGCGGGCCGACCACCACGTGGTGAGCCACATCGAGTCGCAGACGGTGCTGCTGGGACAGCCGCAGCTGCAGCACCTGCACCGCAGCATCGGTCAGCGCCTGCAGAGCAGCTAG
- a CDS encoding AIM24 family protein — protein MVQIEQVNSRVAKATLVPGQHVLARRGAMLYYSGEVQFIPHSPGGGMNGGMGGMGGVAGLAGRAMSGEHVAMMAAQGQGEVFYGHAGLHVTVINLDGSAMLTVEADRLLAHDASLSSSVVFLGSQGGVRGAVRGAMTGQGLFTTQLSGVGQVAVLSHGGSFEIPVGPGSQTVVDPQAYVGHIGNLSLDVSASVGWRDAVGRGSGEAIQLKVSGQGVVYVQASEQKF, from the coding sequence ATGGTCCAGATCGAGCAGGTCAACAGCAGGGTCGCCAAGGCGACGCTGGTCCCCGGTCAGCACGTGCTGGCCCGTCGCGGGGCGATGCTCTACTACAGCGGCGAGGTCCAGTTCATCCCGCACTCGCCCGGCGGCGGGATGAACGGCGGCATGGGTGGCATGGGGGGCGTCGCCGGACTGGCGGGTCGAGCGATGTCCGGCGAGCACGTCGCCATGATGGCCGCCCAGGGCCAGGGCGAGGTCTTCTACGGCCACGCCGGCCTGCACGTCACGGTGATCAACCTGGACGGCTCCGCGATGCTCACCGTGGAGGCCGACCGGCTGCTCGCCCACGACGCCTCGCTCAGCTCGTCGGTGGTGTTCCTCGGCTCGCAGGGCGGCGTGCGCGGCGCGGTGCGTGGGGCGATGACCGGGCAGGGCCTGTTCACCACCCAGCTGTCCGGGGTGGGCCAGGTGGCGGTGCTGTCCCACGGTGGGTCGTTCGAGATCCCGGTGGGCCCGGGCAGCCAGACGGTGGTGGACCCGCAGGCCTACGTCGGACACATCGGCAACCTGAGCCTGGACGTGTCGGCCTCGGTGGGCTGGCGCGACGCCGTGGGCCGCGGCTCCGGCGAGGCGATCCAGCTCAAGGTCAGCGGCCAGGGCGTGGTGTACGTCCAGGCGTCCGAGCAGAAGTTCTGA